Proteins co-encoded in one Rhopalosiphum maidis isolate BTI-1 chromosome 2, ASM367621v3, whole genome shotgun sequence genomic window:
- the LOC113551483 gene encoding serine protease inhibitor 88Ea-like, translated as MHWLCKCVIGLAVLATTTWSASLPSVAQKCVPPGPGLSLNDFLSGKFYLFERQQEFSIKLLQTAVTASPKQNLIFSPHSIYTALLITYFLSNNETEETLKRFLNLPPEQGKLSVMQAYRMEKLFHSMRVLNTSADYDFSSVDRLFVSQRLPIQKCIADVFKDEVHKMDFVVDPELARMYINNWVTNQTNQQIKDLLPEGKISYETRLVLANAAYFKGFWSSKFSSESTKDEVFYTSPTENAYVPMMWQSGVFNLLSSDELGAHVLELPYKGGDVSLFVILPPFNKQRGISQLSKRLNTKILQNIVSSGEWTTRPVEVSLPKFNIEQSMDNLVPILEQMGIGNMFKGNVDLSALTGNANDVTIDDAVHKAKISVDEEGTIAAAATAFIMSRSSRPVEPFKFRCNHPFIYFIFDKVTGSVLFMGVYNSPKSN; from the exons ATGCATTGGCTGTGTAAGTGTGTTATCGGCTTGGCGGTATTGGCCACCACTACCTGGTCAGCGTCACTGCCGAGCGTAGCACAGAAATGTGTGCCCCCCGGACCGGGGCTGTCACTGAACGACTTCCTTTCCGGGAAGTTTTATCTGTTCGAAAGGCAACAGGAATTCAGCATCAAGCTCTTGCAAACCGCCGTGACTGCTTCGCCGAAGCAGAACTTGATATTCTCGCCTCATAGCATATACACGGCTCTTTTGATCACTTATTTCTTAAGTAACAATGAAACGGAAGAGACCTTAAAGCGTTTCCTCAATCTACCACCAGAACAG GGCAAACTGAGCGTGATGCAAGCATACCGTATGGAGAAATTGTTCCACTCGATGAGGGTCCTGAACACCAGCGCTGATTACGATTTCAGCTCGGTGGATCGTCTGTTCGTTTCTCAGAGACTTCCGATACAAAAGTGCATTGCTGACGTATTCAAAGATGAGGTTCACAAAATGGATTTCGTCGTCGATCCCGAACTTGCTCGgatgtacataaataactgGGTGACCAACCAGACCAACCAGCAAATCAAGGACCTGTTACCCGAAGGAAAAATCTCGTATGAGACAAGACTTGTGCTG GCAAACGCAGCGTACTTCAAAGGCTTTTGGAGCTCGAAATTTTCCTCCGAAAGTACGAAAGATGAGGTATTTTATACGTCACCAACCGAAAATGCGTATGTTCCGATGATGTGGCAATCTGGCGTTTTCAATTTAC TGAGCTCTGACGAGTTGGGTGCACATGTACTGGAACTCCCATATAAAGGCGGCGATGTCAGTTTGTTTGTGATCCTACCACCTTTCAACAAACAGCGTGGAATTAGTCAGCTTAGTAAGAGGCTCAATACGAAAATTTTGCAAAACATTGTTTCGTCAGGTGAATGGACAACGCGGCCCGTAGAGGTGTCTCTGCCCAAATTTAACATCGAACAGAGTATGGACAACCTTGTGCCG ATACTGGAGCAAATGGGAATCGGAAACATGTTCAAAGGCAACGTTGACTTGTCGGCGTTAACCGGTAACGCAAACGACGTGACCATCGACGATGCTGTACACAAGGCAAAAATATCCGTAGACGAAGAAGGTACGATTGCTGCGGCAGCAACGGCGTTCATAATGTCCCGATCATCCAGGCCAGTGGAGCCTTTCAAGTTCCGGTGTAATCATCCGTTTATCTACTTCATATTTGATAAGGTCACCGGGTCGGTACTGTTTATGGGCGTTTACAATTCCCCGAAATCTAATTAG